The Prosthecobacter fusiformis sequence GATAACGGCATCAAGTTCGTCCACGGCAATGGCCGCAAACTCAATGACAAGACAGAGATCGCCATTGAGCAGATCGTCCTTGGCAATGCAGAAGAGGCCCCACGTCCCGAAGGCCGTGGCATTGGCCGCGTCAGCCGCATGACGGACAGTGTGGAACTTTACGTGGCCCATGCTATCGCCAGCATGGAGGGCACCCGGTTGGACGGTATGCGTGTGGCCTTGGACAATGCCCACGGCGCTGCCTCCTATACCAGCGCCATTGCCCTGGAACGCCTGGGGGCAGATGTCCAGATCTTCCATAGCGAGCCCGATGGCTTCAACATCAATGAAGAATGCGGCTGCACCCATAGCGAAGAGCTGGAGCGCCTCGTCCGCCAGTCCCAGGCCCAGGCTGGCATCGCGCATGATGGCGACGCGGACCGCATCGCCCTTTGCGATGAAGAAGCCATCGCCCTGGATGGTGATGAACTCATGGCCATTGCTGCCGAGTCCATGCTGCGGAAAGGCACCCTCAAGCAGAATACCCTGGCCGTGACCATCATGAGCAACTATGGCCTGGATGACCTCGTCTCCCGCCTCGGTGGCAGGGTGATCCGCACCAATGTGGGCGACCGTTATGTGCTGGAAGAGATGAATACCCGTGGCCTGAACCTGGGTGGTGAGCAGAGCGGACACATCATCTTTGGCGACTGGGCCACGACGGGCGACGGCCTTATCGCCGGGCTTCAAGTCCTGAAGATCATGAAGGAAACCGGCGAGCCGCTGAGCCAGTTGCGCAAGTGCCTCAAGAAGTTCCCTCAAAGCTCCCGCAATCTCCGCGTCCGCTCCAAGCCCCCGATCACGGAGCTTGTGGATGCCCAGAAGATCATCAAGGAAACAGAGAAGAAGCTGGGTGACTATGGCCGGGTCCTCCTCCGGTATTCCGGTACGGAGTCCCTGATCCGCCTTCTCATCGAAGGACGTGATGTGGAATACCTCGAAGCCCAGGCGGATAAAATCGCCTCCGCCATCCTGGCCCAGATTGGTTAAAGTGCCTACTGGATCGCTGCCGTGGTGGGCAGTAATTCAACAGGCTCGGAAACGGGAAATAGTGGATTGGAACTCATGAGGGACTGCATCAAGTCCTCGCGG is a genomic window containing:
- the glmM gene encoding phosphoglucosamine mutase; translated protein: MSEKRQFFGTDGVRAVANRHPMTPEFVLRLGQAAAGVLGHRAGGERPRCVIGRDTRASGEMLEAALIAGLNSAGVDVVLVGMVPTPAVAMLAAQTGADFGVIVSASHNPFEDNGIKFVHGNGRKLNDKTEIAIEQIVLGNAEEAPRPEGRGIGRVSRMTDSVELYVAHAIASMEGTRLDGMRVALDNAHGAASYTSAIALERLGADVQIFHSEPDGFNINEECGCTHSEELERLVRQSQAQAGIAHDGDADRIALCDEEAIALDGDELMAIAAESMLRKGTLKQNTLAVTIMSNYGLDDLVSRLGGRVIRTNVGDRYVLEEMNTRGLNLGGEQSGHIIFGDWATTGDGLIAGLQVLKIMKETGEPLSQLRKCLKKFPQSSRNLRVRSKPPITELVDAQKIIKETEKKLGDYGRVLLRYSGTESLIRLLIEGRDVEYLEAQADKIASAILAQIG